Within the Megalops cyprinoides isolate fMegCyp1 chromosome 10, fMegCyp1.pri, whole genome shotgun sequence genome, the region ATTACATAAAGGGATATATGGAGCCTTGGCCTCTCAGAGATGTGCAGCACTGATATGTGACATAACAGGGGAAGATTAGAGGTTGTTTGAGTGTGGGCTGGGTCTATTATATCAGAGTGCTGTATTTTCAGTAATCCCCTGCACTTATTCCTCTGCTGACAGATATTAGCCCATCTGTTCATCTATTTACTCTTCCCCTCTTACTTTCCCTCCCTATTTTTCAGGACAGTAACCCCCCTCTCCCATTACATCACCCTTTGCGCTGGCCCCATCACCATAGTTACAGCTGCCCAGGGTTCACTTGGGTCATGGAGGCTTGGTGTTTGTTTAAGGAGTGGGCTATGTCATCCACTACTCCTTCTTTTACTGCCTGCCACCCAGAGACTCTTATCAGTGCACAGCAGGGGGCGGAATTTACCGTCTATAGTGGCTAAGGTGATGTCTTTCAGCAAAGCTTGATGCCATCTTGGTGGTCCTTTAtttataaagacatggtttctGTTCAGACATTGCTGAAGATAAATCAACATTAGCTTGATTTCTTAACTGTGATTTGCTAAGTGAATTTATCTGGAAATGGCTGGgatatgctctgtgtgtgataAGTGTAACTAAATGACCCTGGCCTCCCTGCAGGTCAAAACATAGATCTTGTACAGttaacacacataaacacaccagCTGGGCTTTTAAAGCCTTTAAAAGCCTGTCTTTagagcagacagaaaaagtCACCCACGCTCTGATGTATCCTCAGGGTATGTTAAACCAGGAGGGATCAAAGGGGACGTGTTGTTTCTCTGCTCTTTATGCTTGGTGAACTCCCATCAGCAGTGTTGATAGAGGTCGCTTTATCACGTTTATAACTGAAAATGAGCAGGCTGGGACCTTCTGTAGGGGACTGtgagcattacattactgtgaaCATCCAGGATATTGTGTGTTTGGAAGTGGAAGGAATTTGAACTTACTTCCCCAACTGATGGCAAGTTTGTCTGGTGTGACAGTGACGCCTGCTCTAACACTTTACTGTAATGCTAATGAGCTTTTTACACATAAGATGATgcaagatgatgatgatgatgatgcgGATGTGTAGATCCTTCCGCCCATCTCCGTTTTCTCCTGTCTTTCCTTTCTCCCCCCGATTTGGGTGTCCCTCAAGGCAGCGTGTGACCCGGGTCATGTGCTGCTGTTGATCATGGGTTACCTCAGTCCGAGCAGCAGGAGCTGGGTCCCATGCTTTCTTGTGCGTTCCCGGTCCTCTGCCCCCTATCTGCCCCGCTCCTGgttctctgccccctcccctcccgctcCCATTTCTCTGTCCCCTACCCGCCCTGCCCCTGTGTTTCTGCCCCCTACCTGCCTTGTTCCTGGTTCTTCGCCCCCTACCTACCCCACCCCTGTGTCTCTGGCCCTTTCTTGTCCCGCTCCCATTTCTCTGCCCCCTACCTGCCCCCCTTCTGTGTCTTTTCCCAGTCTGGAACAGTCGCAGTGCatatgaacatttttacatttttgtacaaattAAACGTCAGTCTCattcagaaaatgaatattgctgacagaaatgtttgaaatgttaataaatacatcaaatattAAGAGGATTacagcaaataatgtaattttgtttggaGCCATAATCAGTGTAGAATACTATCTTATTAGCTTGACTACAGTGCTGGGAAATGTAtgctgtatttgattttttttcaatttgaaagTTTCAAAGTGTAATTGTAATAATCTGTTTAGTCTGTAAACATTTTCTGACTAATTCACGTCAGAATGAATAACATCAAGCACATTTATTTCTCATGACTTAATTGAAGTACTTTGTGTCAGTGGCATTGTTTAGCCTTTTGGAATTACATCTGTGTTTCAGATTAGTTAAGCATTTGACCTTCTTGGATTGTAACTTGGCTTGCAAGTCTTTATTTGAGGaaaggtgggggtggtggtggtaaAGAAATATATGCAGTATTTTTAACAATACATGGTTCTTAAAAGCAAAGGAGTGGCAAAGAATCTTAAGCTTgagggttttttgttttaagcaatggttctttttcttttgagaaATCCAATTTAATTCTTATATTTGGAGTatgaaaactgcatttgaaTTCGGAGCGGTGCCAAGCAGCCAAAACTGAATAGCTTTCTCTGTTTTAGACACTGCTTAAAATTGTTCGCAAAACATTGCtctgaaaacagacagctgcattcattttcttaaCCAAACTGATCTGCGATGGCCTCTGTAGATGGTCGCAGCTTGCTTCTCATGGAGCATTCTCAGTTCCTGAAAATTTAGAACCATACGCAGTTTCATTGGAATAAGTATATTTTAATAACACTGTCAGACTGAAAAGCTTCAAATAACAAAGACCTTGATCATAAGACAACCGGTGCCTCTGCATTCATAAGAATCATTGGCTTTCTAATTAACAACCTGAGGCTTTATTTACCACAGCTTGAATGACCTCAAACAGTAGTAATGTAGGTGAAAGGCCTTGGATTGCAAGGGACCATAATGCAGCAAATTTCTTTGAtgtaatttttctattaaatcACATGATGGGACAGGGAAAAAGGCATTTGGTTACAACCCCTTTTCACTTTTGTccctgaaaaatatttttagaatggAATTGTTCTTTTGATTTGACCTCCAAGGACCCAGCAAGGTTTTGGGAAAAGGCCAAATCCGTTAATTACTTAATGGAATGTGCTGATGTAACTGTCCCAAATCAGTGTCGTTTGTTCTAATTGCTCAGTCAGTGCCATTTAACAAAGATGGGAGGCCAGCTCCAAAGATGATTTTGGCTGTCATATTCTCTGTGGACCTCCGCATTGATGTTATCCATGCTAATGCAGTACTCAGATATTCCAGTGCCCCCACCTGCTCCTAAGTTTTCCTGTCTGTTACTATTGGGAATTACTTGTATCTCTGTTAGAATAGATTTGTGCCCCACTTGTACTCAGTTTACCAGACAATTGGTACAACCACTTACAGTATGTTCATTACTGGCCATTTACCTTCATGTTTGTAGACATACTGCTGGCATTTCTGGGAGAGAAAGCTCTGTGGCTTTAATAGGACCCTTCATTACAGGACAAGCTGCCTGGGTCCTGTCTGGAAAACATCCATAGATCACATCGgtccacagtgcagcacagcaacAGAACCACCACAGCATGTCACTGGGCTGTACCTGATGACTACAACGGAGCAGTCACAGCACTGTACTCCTCTATTGGCCCAAGTCCCCCTAGCTTAGCAATCACGGAAATCCAGGCTGTGAGGTTAGAGGCTGGCCATGCTCCTGTTCCTGGGATTAACCCAGAGGCTCTACACAGGGATAAGTGAGGAGGAGCACCCACCTACCCTGTATTTCCCCCAACTCAGTGTACACCCTTTACTTCTTTGCAAGTAGATCTGGCTTAGAGGGGTTTTCTCATGATGGATTGAGGAAATTTACATCCTCAAAAGGTATATAAATGTTTGCTGAGGTAGTGGTATGCATCTGCACTCAGTAGTCACATAATGGTTATGGATAAAGGAACATACTGACCATACTGACGCTCTGTGATTGGGTTGTCTGTACTTTACTTTTTATTAATGAGGTCCCTCCCTCTAAAGTAAGTGCATGCAGTATAAGGATCTCACTCTGGACACTTTTGTTGCACTTTTGTTactatttgttgtttttaattgggTATGTTAGTGTAGACGTGTAACTAAACATGTTAGTTTAGCAACAGTTTTTGTTATCTAGTCTTTGTTATCTAGTTTGGCTAATTTCGCTTGCTAGTTATATTAGCAGTTTATCTGCTAGCTACTTCACTTTGCTAGCTACCAATAATAGTCTAATTTAATCATTTGGTGATAAAAAAGGTTATTCTGACTTGATGACCTGTATTCTGCTAGGCACATTGCTTGTGGGTGAGGTTCTGTATGTTTGGTGTAAATGTTAATATGGCCTTGAATAGTCCCTAGGAGACTGCTAATATTGGCTATTAGTCATCCATGGaagttagttttttttctgtactgtactataAAAGTGTCAGCCCCAAGACATTATCACAGccttttcatgttcatttttagtTCATTCTGGGTCTTGTGCAGTCCGTGTGCACATACTAGTATGTGTTATGGTCATCACCCATTGGCACACtggacacacacattcatcattgtcttgtttttgtcttgccTTCCCTCTTCCCTACTCTTGTACTTGTAACCCTCCACTTTCCCAGGGTTTGAGCTCCAGCACTGAGAGCCTTGACTCAGAGACTGGTACAGTAAGTCCACTGTCTCATTAATGTCCtggtgctgtgctctgtggggTGCTGGCTGACTTCATTGGCCTGTTGTGTAGTGGTATCCTCCATTTAACGGCAAAATAGTGTGACCACGGAGTGAAAGTGAAAGGGTATATCATACCTGACAATATAAAACCCTGTAGTCAAGTAGAAAGAGTTGCACATTGTGCTATCGTGATGCTGTCTTGATTGGATAGTTCCTAAAATTGGTATGCTGATGGAACTTCCAGTATTTGAGGTAGGATCTAGAGCAATCAGGGAATGCTTTGTGTAAAAAGGATCGTTTatgcacaaaatatatttttacgGCACAGTTCACTTTTTCAGATTCAGAGTGGGGTTTACATTTTTGGGTGGAGATATATCATTTTCAGTCTgtggtcatttcatttttccatgaaCATCACTCAATACTGTATCTGTCTCCGATCATACACTTGTTTATGCATGTCTGTGACTCATAGACTTATCATAGTGTTCAGTCTTTGGGTATACTTTGAGACAATCATCAAAATGAAACCTATGCCTCTGTTGTTTGCTAATTTACTGAAAGTTGTGATGAGCAGATGAGTCAAAGATTTGACTGAGTCAAGACATACTAAATCTCTTTCAGCTTCTATGGTTTTTGTATGGCATTCACTTCAGGTTTGAAGCAGACCAGAATTTTACAATCTGTTCATGTAAACTTCAGATAAATTGGATTCAGCAGCCTTATATATTGAGTGTTGTCAGATCCTTGCTTCAAACTGGGTGTGAATGGGAGAAAAGCGCTGCAGGCTGACCTCCTGCAGTGGAAGTGGGTTTGTGATAATTTGGCATGAGAAGGTTTGGTTTCTGGGCCTTTTGCTTCTGTCCAGCCCcatggctgaaatgaaatgaagaaatgtctTATGAGGAGTGATTTGCTTCCAAATGATGACCGTGGAGGGATATTTTGGAAGAATTTTAAGCGGCCTGGCCGTTtgatctgtgtttttcctcaggGTGGTGTGTATTCGTGAACACAGGACTTTCTACTGTTATCTTTGCCAAACTCTCATCCTTTCCTAAGATACAAGGAAATGTGCACCGTGATTTACTCACAATGACAACGTGTCCTGACATGGCTGAGGATATCACAAGAATGTTAGCCAACACGTTAAGTTGCATCATTGATCAATTAAACGGAATTTCACAATTTTTGGTTCTGGTTCAGTCATCTCAATTACTTCAATAAGTTCCAATCTCTTTGCTTCACCCCTGAGTTTTTAAGTCCTTGGCAGATTgaactgttttactgtttattttttttttttaaacaccatgTATATAAATAAGAGGTCCCAACACTGATCCCTGGAGGACTCCTCTTCCCACAACATGATGCTCAGATTTGAATCTTCTTATGGTTATTTCTTTATGTTCTAATCGTGAGTCAACTTTTTGAATCTTTGGATCTATGAGTCCACTTTGAGACGACTACTCCAATTCCTACCAATTTGTTTCAAAATACGTTGTTTGTACTTTATCAGTGCTttttcaaaatccaaaaatataATATCATTAACCTGAATTGTATTGTGGACTACATctgaaaatggggggaaaaatcCATTTCTTGTCAAGCAAGTAATCTTATTTTTGCATTCTTGGTAGATTGTGGTCAAAATTGTCTGAGGAAGTACCTGAAAATTAGTGATTGGTGGACTGACATTGAAGACAGGAGAAATTTCTTTTCTACAGATAGTTGAGAGAATTCTATTCAGAGAATTCACATCTTCCTAGAAAACTGATGTATTAATTGGGTCAGTTATATCTGCATAATATCTGTGTAATTTGTAATCCCCTAAGACAAGTTAAATGTGTCACGATGACTTCAGTATTAGATAGTTATTACAATTCAGTGTACATGTAAATTTTAgaacaaaaccattttaaacAGTGGCAAGCAACACCACTATTGTGTCTATatcagattatttttttcagttctcttGGGCTTATTGCTCCAAGTAACTACTTTACTGCATTGAGGTCATGTGCTGGAAATGGACTAATTATGCTAATTTGCTCTCATGTTGTGGAGCATTTTAGTGATTACCTACCAGTTGTTTCTTGGGAAATGATAAGGGAGGATCTGTTGGCTTGTTTAAAGGCTGGCCGCAGATTTAATGTTTGGGTTTTTGTTCCTGGAAAATGTGATGTACACTTTTTATTGCTAGAGTGTTTCAGTACTGCCACCTGATGGTGGCTGCGTAGTATTGCAGACATTCATGCTTCTATGTTCTGTATTCACTTCCAGACataaatagctttttttttatataccttCATCTGGAAATACCAATACAGCTGTGACTTGAAAGGCTTCTTTGGGGAAATCTGATGTAGTTAACcactgtttcatttctgtttagtCGGTAACAAGGATGTTACCATTAAATTCTCCTTAAAGGGTCTGAAAGGAGGAGGATTTAGGAAGACTAATGCGGTCAAGTGGTGGCTACAGCGGCCTGATTGGTTTGGTTCATGCATTTCCCTGGTCTCTGTCCTGTCCTATGTTGCTACAATTGCAGTGCTTAATAACACTTTTCCTTTTCCTACAAAGCAGTTTCACAAAAGAAAGGTGAAAATGTGGAGAGTACCAAAAACTTTACTTGGGGAAGCACACtagtttttttcatgaattctTATTATTGGAGgtaatttcctttttctgtctcccctccTTGTCCCTCCATCTCTTGTCTCCACACTCttgcctccctcctcctttctctctcccctccccctccttggCTGCTGCCCATACTGtttccccctgccccccacttTAGCCGGTGCGCTTGACCCCCCAACGAGAGTTCATCAAGTCCCTGATGGGCATCGGGAAGCGTCTGGCCACCTTGCCTACCAAGGAGCAGAAGACCCAGCGGCTCATTTCCGAGCTCTCCCTGCTGAACCACAAGCTGCCTGCCCGTGTCTGGCTGCCTACGGCCGCGTTCGACCACCACGTGGTGCGCGTGCCCCACACTCAGGCAGTGGTGCTCAACTCCAAGGACAAGGTAAGGCTTGCAGCAAGAGTCTGAACAGAAGAATAAAATAAggcattaaaatttcatttgactGGAATCTGCATTTGGAGGTgttgcagttgttttgtttgccaAGTATTTCCCCTGCTATAGCGACGTGTGCCTGGATGTAATATTTTAGATCGCATTAGCCAGCAGTGCTGacttacattttcttttttaatttgctgaaCAGTAAACAAATAATAGTTAATGACTGTTTTattgaatgttcattttaaattaagaaatCAAATGGGAGAGTACTGTATTAGCAGGGAAAAAATATCTGCTGAATTCATTAACACACAGTTATCTCATTTAAAATACCAGTTCATGCAATCCTTCACTCACCCCTGTCTTGATACTGTGGTGTCCCTTCCCAGGCACCGTACTTGATCTATGTGGAGGTGCTAGAGTGCGAGAACTTTGAGACGTCCAGCGTGCCGGTGCGAATCCCGGAGACGCGTATCCGCAGCACGCGCTCGGTGGAGAACCTTCCGGACTGCGGCATCACGGCCGAGCAGCGTGCCAGCAGCTTCTCCACCGTGCCCAACTACGACAACGATGACGAGGCCTGGTCTGTCGACGACATAGGCgagctgcaggtggaggtgagagaggaaaacTTTCCAGCTTTCACATGAGAACAAACAGCTCCCAGTCTGCGTTTTCTTCCTTAATATTTGCCATAATTTATGTGACTGTCAGGCTTGTGCTAATCTGTCTGTCCAAAAAATATACTCACTAAAAATTTATTCAGAGTTCAGGACAGGTCGTCTTTGCATTTAGACCAAATACCCTCATAAGATTAGATGACCAGTGAACCACAGCAAACCACAACTCTCAGAATCTATCTGTGTCTTCCCCTCCTTCTGCCTGCCAAATGGTTCATCCCAATCTGTCTTTTCACTTCCCCATTGTACATCATTGTAGGGGGAGGGGAAAGTACAACTCATAGGGACTGcaggacattttaattttcaaggCATTCTAGTTCTTAACATTATCATTTAAATCCATTCCAGcatgttttattgtatattgtaaaaGGTTGAAACCTCTTTCTTTGTGAGAAATGCATGTAAACAGCTTGGCTTAGAGCTTCTCTGCTcctgcagtgcagtgatttCTGCTTCAGTTTCCTGGTATCCCCCAGTGCACAGAGGGCTTAATTGATTTTGTGTGATGAGGCCCCTGTGGAGGCTGAGCACTGATCTCCGGAGGTGTTCTCACTGTGGTTTCAGCTCCCAGAGATCCACACCAACAGCTGTGACAACATCTCCCAGTTCTCTGTGGACAGCATCACCAGCCAGGAGAGCAAGGAGCCTGTGTTCATCGCCGCAGGAGACATCAGGTACTGCACCACACTCAGAGCAGTCTGTGCTGCTTTAGGAGTGAAGCTGACATGTCCGAACAGCCCAGtgcagtgttacagcagcaaAGGATTATGGGAAAATTTGATTGTTTAGGGCAGTGCATTTTGGTATTTAAGTGTGACAACTGGAATCAAGCACAGACTAAGTAATTGTCtttatgtaaatgaaagcaaattgtGCCTGTGCTGCCTTGAAAAACTACATCATGCAGATGGGTGTTTCGTTTTGGATGAATGTGTATTAATTTACAGTTTGGTCAAGTAGTACATTTTAAGTGATTCAATTTTTagctgtgtatttttgcattgtaGTTTAGTCGATGTTTGTCGTGCAGTATGaacatgcactgtgtgtgtgtgtgtgtgtgtgtgtgtgtgtgtgtgtgtgtgtgtgtgtgtgtgtgtgtgtgtgtgtgtatccaggCGGCGTCTGTCGGAGCAGCTGGCTCACACCCCCACCACGTTTAAGAGGGACCCAGAGGACCCCTCAGCTGTGGCCCTCAAGGAGCCCTGGCAGGAGAAGGTCCGGTAAGTGTCAGCAGAGCAAAGTGTCATACACCAGAACCGTTATGATTGAACGTGTGCATTCACTTTTAGCTTGAAATGAACTTCACTTCctctttaaaaagtgtttttgtgaaaaagaCACTTCCCTCTGTGACTTAGGCGGATAAGAGAAGGCTCTCCCTACGGCCATCTGCCTAACTGGCGtctgctgtcagtcattgtGAAGTGTGGGGATGACCTTCGACAAGAGTTGCTGGCCTACCAAGTCCTGAAACAGCTACAGGTAATGACGCTGGCAGTCTGCCATCTCCCAGGCCACATCTAGTGGCCTCCTCATTCAACCTTCTCCTAAAACAAGATCTGTTCataacatgtttttcatgtttttcatgtttactgAACATTGTTTGCATAAGGTGTctgtattttacaaattatgGTACTCTGGTATACTCTGATAGTTCAGTCAATAAATTCTAATGATTGACAGTCATGGGTGTGTAGAATCACTAGCAGTCTTATGTTCTGTATCTGTTCTTGACCTGAGCTAACATACTATCCCTGTTGTCTTTTTCTCGCTGTTCATCTGAAAAACACTTCAAGATTCCCTGTTTGTAACCTTGAGCCATACAGCTTGTCTTTTACCAGTAAAATCCCAGCTGCATAAAAGGGCAGTGGAGGCATAAATTAAGCAGAAGGATCAGGCTAATGACTTGAATAGTGGATGATGTGATTACCCGAGACTACAAGCTGAACATATGatctcattttctccctctccctgtgcagTCGATCTGGGAGCAGGAGCGGGTTCCCCTCTGGATCAAGCCCTACAAGATACTGGTGATCTCCTCGGACAGCGGCATGATCGAGCCGGTGGTCAACGCCGTGTCCATCCATCAGGTGAAGAAGCAGAGCCAGCTGTCGTTGCTGGACTACTTCCTGCAGGACCACGGCAACTACACCACCGAGGCCTTCCTCACCGCCCAGCGCAACTTTGTGCAGAGCTGCGCCGGCTACTGCCTCGTCTGTTACCTGCTGCAGGTCAAGgacaggtgagggaggagggcgCACTGTGGGGTTTGACCCATCACTCACTCTCTAAACATCCTCCTCCGTCATTGCTTCCAGTGCCTGGCCTTCATTTCTCTTAGTGTGTTACTTGTACCCTCCCTGCCTCTTTTacactcttcctctccctggtAATTTGTCTCACAGGCAGGCATCTTAGCACTGCGCTGCATGCGTGTGGCGGTTGCTGAAATTAACGTAGGAATGCGTAGGAATCCGTTAAATGCTAGGCTTTCTTCATTACTCACAGGTTAGAGTGAATTTTCCATGCTATTTTTACCACCTTCCCTTTCTGCGCATCATCCTCCATCCCATGCGTGGCTTCCTCAATTCCATCCGAtttctgtttcagcattttttgcTTCCGCTGTCCTTGtttatgacccccccccccccagatctcTCCCTCTTTGACTCTGTTACCCTAACTGACATCTCTGACTTTTActctcccacctcccccccttctctctctctctctctctgtttttttgccAATTTCCGTTTCTCACGTCACGTCTCTGTCTCCAGGCACAATGGGAACATCTTGCTGGACTCGGAAGGCCACATCATCCACATTGACTTTGGCTTCatcctctccagctctccccGCAACCTGGGCTTTGAGACGTCAGCCTTCAAACTCACTAGCGAGTTTGTGGATGTAAGCAAAAACCAATGCAGCACCATGACACCAGCTCCCTAGAGATGCATCGTAGGGCTGGCATTTATTTATCTACAAATTGAATCTCTTTACATTTAATGATAAATCCAACATTTAGGTTGTTCTCTGTAGTATACTTAAAACTTCTGTGCaatatgtctgtgtatttttcattgggttgtaattgttttttcaATACTGTCATATGTTGGAATGTTACGGCATTGTTTGATGCAGCGTTGTTGATGGGAATTTGTACTGGACTTAAATCAATTTAAGTCTTCCATcgccaataaaaaaaaaaaaaaaaacaattgcttATTGAGTTGTGTGATACAGAATGACAGCATGCAATGAGATAGTTTTTATAGAGCTGAGAATATTAATATGGTTATTACTTATAAGTATGGTTATTAACttattatatgaaataatatggttgtgtcttgtgtgttttgtgctttttgtgtgtgtcaggttaTGGGTGGCCTGGATGGGGACATGTTTAACTACTACAAGATGCTGATGCTGCAGGGTCTGATTGCTGCACGGAAGCACATGGAGAAAGTGGTCCAGATTGTGGAGATCATGCAGCAAGGTAGTCCAACCTGCAGCCTTCCTGCATCGCTCAAAGATTAATGCAGAGCTTCGGCTTACAGCCAGCATGATCAGTTACCATCGTGGTTTAACACGTTTAATTGAATGCCCGACCAAGGAGAGGGCAACATGGTCTCGCTGCAGTCAGGCTTGTCTCCTCTCACTTTAATTGACAGCACACCAATTATTTCCTTTTCCACTTCCTTCCACTTCTGGCCTTCCCTCTacttttcttttcccccctccttaATCAGATTGGTAATATTGTGTTTTCCCCGCTTCAGAATTACGTTGCACTCTCACATGTTCCTGTACAGATGGAGGCCATCAGATGATTATGTTATGGGAGCTAAGTAGGTATCTGTCATTTCGCTCCTCCTGTCCCCTCTCAGGCTCACAGCTGCCCTGCTTCCACGGCTCCAGCACCATACGTAACCTGAAGGAGCGCTTCCACATGAACctcacagaggagcagctgcaAGTCCTGGTGGAGCAGATGGTGGACGGGTCCATGCGCTCCATCACCACCAAGCTGTACGACGGCTTCCAGTACCTCACCAACGGCATCATGTgaacgaacacacacatacacacacacaggcgcacagaACGGGACTCGCGTAGAGACCGAGACTGAAGCAGACTGAGGAGCACACGTCTTGTAATGTCCGCGCCTCTGCTGTCACGACCTTGTGTGTGTTGTCCCTACCTGTGGACTGATATCGCTGGGCTTGctcctggattttttttttttttttttttataccttgACGGATGAAGCCCCAGCTTTGTAGTTCTCATGTGTCTCCTTCCTCCGTGTTGACTCTTGGCCACATCCCTTTACATGCTTCCCCCCAcctgcattttttcctttgtcttcatttattcTCACCCCCAGTTTTTAATTTGTCCAGATGCCGGGGGCTTTGGGGACACCCTTCCACTCTCATGTACGACACCTGTCTGATTTTTCCTACCCCATTCACCTGCTAGCCGTGTTTCCTTTCCTGTCCGACCCCCTGCCTTTGAGGGCGTGTGTCTCTAATGGAATTCCTCCATTGTGTACATACTATGCATCATCCCTGCAGGTGTGAAGGATCGTTCCACACTGATCCCAGGAAGGTTTACAACTGTAAATCAAAGTCTTGCTGCGATGCCATGGATCTGGACTGAGACTCATTGTGACGTGAGAAGACCATGGGCAGACTTAAAACACAGCAAGACTGCAGAATTTCACTGGCTTCCCCTTATTCAGGGTCCAGTATTCACAACAAATATGGTCTGAGGGGTTCAATGACATCAGCACTGGCTTGACAGGTCCCATCCAGTTCAGTGCAAGTCTTTGCTTTGAATGTTCTACAGTATTGTTAAAGCCTGCTTCAACAGTAGTGTGTCAGTGCTACATTAATTGGGGCAGACTGCAGGGTCTAATGACAGTGGTCCTGTGTTGATCTCATAGAACTGGACTAGGGGTTTTGGGAGTATAATGTGATATGGGGCCAAATAAGTAGACATTATTTATTGCCCCCGTACAAAGCTTTACAAAATAATTAGAACACTTGCAGACATCCTATTGCGTAATAGGCATGATGCAAATGTAAGTAACATTTCTAGTTTGTTGTagagtttttaaaatgagaatgtgtttttaagatattagaagcacaaagaaaaatcCCTACAGTCCTTAAGCATAGATGTTTTAGTGGACTAATTTTATAATACTGCACATAGTATACCACAGACATTTTTGCGCATTTCAGGTACGTAACATCCCTCACTCATGCTAATTTTGCCCATGTGTATGCATTAATCATAGTCAGTACCTGTTCAGGAAGTGTAAATGAGATTTTGGACAGTT harbors:
- the pi4kb gene encoding phosphatidylinositol 4-kinase beta isoform X2, which encodes MADLFILSVIYLSRSKCHFSRVAMGDTDVELSPAQAEELQQSPSASSTSSSSLPSSPSCNHLLQPVSPGSSGGSPRGGSPPLGVISEGVSELSVVIDPEVAKKACQEVLQKVKLLKVEGEGVGGGTEKGLVNGSAHPEAKEGGGSKPPKIREEEEEPLPGTVKSARRRQKNNSSKQSWLLRLFESKLFDISMAISYLYNSKEPGVQAYIGNRLFSFRYEDVDFYLPQLLNMYIHMDEDVGDAIKPYVVHRCRQSISFSLQCAWLLGAYSSDMHISTQRHSRGTKLRKLILSDELKPASQRLRRELPPPPCPPPVLSHAHAEHGLSPSKRTHQRSKSDATVSISLSSNLKRTASNPKVESSQDEPVRLTPQREFIKSLMGIGKRLATLPTKEQKTQRLISELSLLNHKLPARVWLPTAAFDHHVVRVPHTQAVVLNSKDKAPYLIYVEVLECENFETSSVPVRIPETRIRSTRSVENLPDCGITAEQRASSFSTVPNYDNDDEAWSVDDIGELQVELPEIHTNSCDNISQFSVDSITSQESKEPVFIAAGDIRRRLSEQLAHTPTTFKRDPEDPSAVALKEPWQEKVRRIREGSPYGHLPNWRLLSVIVKCGDDLRQELLAYQVLKQLQSIWEQERVPLWIKPYKILVISSDSGMIEPVVNAVSIHQVKKQSQLSLLDYFLQDHGNYTTEAFLTAQRNFVQSCAGYCLVCYLLQVKDRHNGNILLDSEGHIIHIDFGFILSSSPRNLGFETSAFKLTSEFVDVMGGLDGDMFNYYKMLMLQGLIAARKHMEKVVQIVEIMQQGSQLPCFHGSSTIRNLKERFHMNLTEEQLQVLVEQMVDGSMRSITTKLYDGFQYLTNGIM